One genomic segment of Nocardioides cavernaquae includes these proteins:
- a CDS encoding Crp/Fnr family transcriptional regulator, with product MTDTNEAAALRALDRFSALTDAEVALIASYGTAVHIPAHWGLIWEKTPADKAYIILSGEVSVRKGREEIARLGPGDTVGESAIVGHRLRSASVVSMTDLEVLHFTSEAVRELMEKSPTFKTALEATTSERLND from the coding sequence GTGACTGACACGAACGAGGCCGCAGCGCTGCGCGCCCTCGACCGATTCTCAGCCCTGACTGACGCCGAGGTCGCACTGATCGCGTCCTACGGCACGGCTGTCCACATTCCCGCCCACTGGGGCCTGATCTGGGAGAAGACGCCGGCCGACAAGGCCTACATCATCCTTTCCGGTGAGGTCTCGGTCCGTAAGGGCCGCGAAGAGATCGCCCGTCTGGGCCCCGGCGACACGGTCGGCGAGTCCGCGATCGTGGGCCACCGCCTGCGCTCCGCGAGCGTCGTCTCCATGACCGACCTCGAGGTCCTGCACTTCACCAGCGAAGCCGTGCGCGAGCTGATGGAGAAGAGCCCGACGTTCAAGACGGCGCTCGAGGCGACCACCAGCGAGCGACTCAACGACTGA